ATGCATCCACTCCGAACTGAGGATAAGCCGTTGCGAACACCATCTTTGGCGGGCTCTTCATCTTCATCATGGCTTCCGCGGCCTGCAGTCCGTTCATAATGGGCATTTCAACATCTAGAAATACCACATCAGGCTGCAGTTGAATTGCCTTCATGACCGCCTGCTCCCCCGACTCTGCTTCTCCTACTAGCTCAACTGAGGAATATTGCGCCAATAGATACGCAAGCTCTTCCCGGCTATACCGTTCATCGTCCACAATTAAAGTTCTGATTCTCTCTGTCATTAGGTAAGATCCCTGCCTTTCATTGGTCTGATCTCCCGCTTGCAGATGCTGGTGGAATGAGGAACTTCACTTCCGTGCCTGCTTGCTCACTGCTCTTAATCTCTAGCGAAGCTCCGATACCATACATCAGAGTCAATCGACGGGATACGTTATATACTGCAAGCCCGGTACCTGTTGAGGATTCTATCTTCTGTGTGCCAAGCTGACTAAGCCGTTCCTCTCTCATTCCTTCTCCATTATCTCTGATCAGCACCGATACACCCGTCACGGGATCATCGGTGATTTCGATGTGGATAACACACTGTGCTGTCCTGTTACGGAAGCCGTGGCGGATACAATTTTCCACAAGCGGCTGCAAAGTAAGTGGCGGAACCATGGCCTGCAGGGCGGACTCCTTGACATCATAATGAACTGTAAGCTTATCCTCAAACCTTATTTCTTCGATATTTAAATAGGAGCGAAGATGCTGAAGTTCTTCTAGTAGCGTCGATTGTTCCGCGGTGGCTGCTGTCAGATTCTTGCGGATATAATCTGATAAGCTACGAAGCAGCTTGCGAGCCTTGTCCACGTCTATTCTCGTTAATGACAAAATCGTGTTCATCGTGTTGAACAGGAAATGAGGATGAATCTGTGCCTGCAGTGTCTTAATTTCAGCCTCCCGTGCGAGCTCTTTGGCTTCAGCCAGCTGGGCAGCTTCCAGCTGGTAGCTTAGCAGCATGGTGAGTCCAGACATGAGCTCCGTTGTTACATGGGTTATATCCTTTTTGCTGCGAAAATAAAATTTCAGGGTTCCCACTGTCTGGCCCCCCTGTTTTAACGGACCTATGACTGCTGCACCGAGCGGACAGCCCTGCTTCTGACAATGAATCTCCTCGTTGTCTACAATGAGCATTTCTCCCTGCTCAATCACATGCCGGGTCACCTCCGTCTGCAGCGGCCGTCCTGCCACATGATGATCGTCTCCGATTCCAATATGGGCCAGAATAACATGCTGATCGGTCATAGCGATAGCACTGGCCTTAACCTCACTGAACAGAATTCGGCATACCGCTTCAGCTGATCTGAGCTTCATTCCCTGCCGCATATATCCGAGCGTCTGACGGGCAATACGGAGTGAAGTCTGTGCCTGCTGAGCAGCTGCCTTCTGCTCCTCGTTAACGACAGAGCGGATAATAAGTAAAAAGAGGGCACACCCGATTCCATTCGCAACGATCATCGGAAGACCGATATACCCTACTAGGCTGAGTGCCTGCTCAAAAGGTCTTGCCAGCAGCAGAATAATTAGCATTTGCAGGGATTCAGCGACCGCTCCTAGGATGAGTGCTTTCGAGAACCGGATCTGTCCTCCTGTCTTACGAAATACCCCTGCCAGTATTCCAGCCAATATCGTGGCAAGCCCGCACGCAAGGCCAGTAAAGCCTCCCAAGGTAAAACGGTGCAGGCCGGCAACCAAACCGGCACCTAGCCCAATCTTCCATCCACCAAAGAGACCAGCCATCACGATGCCAACGACTCTGGAATTAGCGATGGCTTCCTCCTGAGATACCTCAAGCATCCATTTGTTGAGGGCCAATGAATCAGGATGTACGGTAAGTCCGGTATAGGTTCCGATGATACCCAGTACACCAAACACCAGCACCGCTTGCACCTGTTGAACGGAAGTCAGCTTGTCCAAGCTCAGCATGGTCCGAAAAAAACGCAGCCGGGATACGATAAACGCAATCGTTACGATGATACCAATACGCTCCGTCATTGTAATCAGCAGTTCAAACAAGGTACTCCCTCCGTTTCCTAGCACATCAAGGCAGCTTAAGACAAAAATACGAGGGCTCCTATTGAAGGAACCCTCGCTCAATCATCTAGTACTCCGAATTTATCATAGAGGCTTAACTGCAACGAAAAATAACCGCGAAGCGTCTTCCCCTGCAGGCTTCCATTCAAAATCAGCATAAATCTGTACATCTGAGAAGCCTGCCTTGTGCAGCTCCAGCTGCATCCACACCGGATCATACGCCCTTTGATTATGAATCTCCTCGAATCGACGGTACATATCCCGTCCACTCTCTTCGGCTCGTGTAAAAATGCTGAGATGGTGCTCAATCTCATACGTGGGACGATGGAAGTCACAGGTCCATATGTAAGAAATTGATTTTTCATCAAGCACAAAGGGCTGCTCCTCATCATAACGAACAAACGTATTCGGATGGTGTACATCAAACAGGAATACTCCGCCCGGCTTAAGGCCGGCATAGGTTTTTTGGAAGGTCCTTACGATATCTTCTTCTTTGAGCAAATAATTTATACTGTCACAAAAAGAGAGGACCGTGTCTGCCTGCTCCGGCAGCTCCC
This sequence is a window from Paenibacillus urinalis. Protein-coding genes within it:
- a CDS encoding class I SAM-dependent DNA methyltransferase; this encodes MSYRKFAYVYDELMEDMPYPDWLRFARTAWEKHGIPKSIVELGCGTGSITIPLVKSGFEVTGIDLSADMLSVARQKLDESPQGNRFFREGTIRWVQQDMRDWELPEQADTVLSFCDSINYLLKEEDIVRTFQKTYAGLKPGGVFLFDVHHPNTFVRYDEEQPFVLDEKSISYIWTCDFHRPTYEIEHHLSIFTRAEESGRDMYRRFEEIHNQRAYDPVWMQLELHKAGFSDVQIYADFEWKPAGEDASRLFFVAVKPL
- a CDS encoding LytS/YhcK type 5TM receptor domain-containing protein, whose amino-acid sequence is MFELLITMTERIGIIVTIAFIVSRLRFFRTMLSLDKLTSVQQVQAVLVFGVLGIIGTYTGLTVHPDSLALNKWMLEVSQEEAIANSRVVGIVMAGLFGGWKIGLGAGLVAGLHRFTLGGFTGLACGLATILAGILAGVFRKTGGQIRFSKALILGAVAESLQMLIILLLARPFEQALSLVGYIGLPMIVANGIGCALFLLIIRSVVNEEQKAAAQQAQTSLRIARQTLGYMRQGMKLRSAEAVCRILFSEVKASAIAMTDQHVILAHIGIGDDHHVAGRPLQTEVTRHVIEQGEMLIVDNEEIHCQKQGCPLGAAVIGPLKQGGQTVGTLKFYFRSKKDITHVTTELMSGLTMLLSYQLEAAQLAEAKELAREAEIKTLQAQIHPHFLFNTMNTILSLTRIDVDKARKLLRSLSDYIRKNLTAATAEQSTLLEELQHLRSYLNIEEIRFEDKLTVHYDVKESALQAMVPPLTLQPLVENCIRHGFRNRTAQCVIHIEITDDPVTGVSVLIRDNGEGMREERLSQLGTQKIESSTGTGLAVYNVSRRLTLMYGIGASLEIKSSEQAGTEVKFLIPPASASGRSDQ